A genomic segment from candidate division KSB1 bacterium encodes:
- a CDS encoding energy transducer TonB produces the protein MSKQSKILRIKVENLGSVRIYTLEKKKRFTLGYDPKNSIQIFGSGVPKRFDLISGKENIYYLKVQENTVGEIVIGDSSLSIRDLIKHNFLKQVKDGYLLELTDEKKASLTIYDHSFQFGFDGKAEVGNEVVEYWKFRRRIIQRFTSDWLYKSILVTSLFFGFSFSYYVYGLPYVESNTINLESYTRYVAKVIIRQPQKEEVKLSQSRQDFNQPSNETSSTKKETDNETESSPPAAKSTSPVKPAVTKRGLLGLIGGKGTSDNPGVVIESLMGKGLIQEINDILNSGQNLVIELPSLDDLGDLGQLIPESELEVDNLISEMQVDEKIVLKDKGEVELQSLDEIQVGESGLGYRDEKSLLDVLNSYKGRITFTYNKYLKQFPRLRGKVILEITVNAEGLVTLCKVISSTLGNSELENELVALIKDFQFKPVAEGDVTFQNPFVFFRQGT, from the coding sequence ATGTCGAAACAATCGAAAATTCTTAGAATAAAAGTGGAAAACTTAGGGAGCGTTCGGATTTATACCCTGGAGAAAAAGAAACGTTTCACATTAGGTTATGATCCAAAGAATTCCATTCAAATATTTGGTTCTGGAGTCCCAAAAAGATTTGATCTCATTTCAGGGAAAGAGAATATTTATTACCTTAAAGTTCAGGAAAATACAGTAGGAGAAATCGTTATTGGGGATTCTTCATTGTCTATCCGGGATTTAATCAAACACAATTTTCTCAAACAGGTTAAAGATGGTTATTTACTCGAACTTACCGATGAGAAAAAAGCTTCACTAACGATTTATGATCATAGTTTTCAATTCGGTTTTGATGGCAAAGCTGAAGTTGGGAACGAAGTTGTAGAATATTGGAAGTTTAGAAGAAGAATCATTCAGAGGTTTACTTCAGACTGGCTTTATAAATCGATTCTGGTAACCTCACTGTTTTTTGGATTTTCTTTTAGTTATTATGTGTATGGGCTACCCTATGTAGAAAGCAACACGATTAATCTTGAATCCTACACCAGGTATGTAGCAAAGGTAATTATTCGGCAGCCACAAAAAGAGGAAGTTAAACTATCCCAATCGCGGCAGGACTTCAATCAACCTTCTAACGAAACTTCCTCCACAAAGAAAGAAACAGATAACGAAACCGAATCGTCACCTCCCGCGGCCAAATCAACATCACCTGTAAAACCGGCAGTTACCAAAAGGGGACTGTTGGGTTTAATCGGGGGAAAAGGAACGAGCGACAATCCCGGGGTGGTTATCGAATCTTTAATGGGCAAAGGATTGATTCAAGAAATCAACGATATTTTGAATAGCGGACAGAACCTTGTGATTGAGCTGCCATCTTTAGATGATCTTGGCGATTTGGGTCAACTAATCCCAGAATCCGAATTGGAAGTGGATAATCTAATTTCCGAAATGCAGGTAGATGAAAAAATTGTGTTGAAAGATAAGGGAGAAGTAGAGCTTCAAAGTTTGGATGAAATTCAGGTAGGTGAATCCGGTCTTGGATATCGGGATGAAAAATCACTGTTGGATGTTCTAAATTCCTACAAGGGAAGGATCACATTTACTTATAACAAATACTTAAAACAATTTCCGAGATTAAGAGGCAAGGTTATCCTGGAGATTACAGTCAATGCCGAAGGCCTAGTAACTCTTTGTAAAGTTATTTCGTCTACACTTGGTAATTCCGAACTTGAAAATGAGCTTGTGGCATTGATAAAAGATTTTCAATTTAAACCCGTTGCCGAAGGTGATGTAACCTTTCAAAATCCTTTTGTGTTTTTCAGACAAGGCACCTAA
- a CDS encoding biopolymer transporter ExbD: MYNLVQSDDSLHHHSFTLKPRRKHYTFTLRLTSMIDVFTILLIFLLKNFSTDGQIMSTSNDIILPVSTATKVPSASSIILISSEWIMVDGRPLESINKITNDKTLLLNNLYEDLKAKRILTESVANLDDRMAFRGEITVQGDENIPFLILKRVMYTCGQVGYNNILLAVTSSTE; encoded by the coding sequence ATGTATAACCTGGTTCAATCTGACGATTCTCTGCATCATCATTCGTTCACCCTGAAACCGCGAAGAAAACACTACACTTTTACGCTTCGTCTGACATCCATGATCGATGTTTTTACGATTCTTCTAATATTTCTTTTGAAGAACTTTTCAACCGACGGCCAGATTATGTCAACTTCAAATGATATTATCCTCCCTGTGTCGACCGCTACGAAAGTTCCCTCAGCCTCTTCGATTATCTTGATCAGTTCCGAATGGATTATGGTAGATGGCAGGCCTTTGGAATCAATAAATAAAATTACAAACGATAAGACACTTTTGTTGAATAACCTTTATGAGGATTTAAAAGCCAAGCGTATCCTGACTGAAAGCGTGGCGAATTTGGATGATCGCATGGCTTTCCGGGGTGAAATAACGGTGCAGGGTGATGAAAATATTCCTTTTCTAATCCTTAAACGAGTAATGTATACCTGCGGACAGGTGGGTTACAATAATATTTTATTGGCAGTCACATCAAGTACTGAATAA
- a CDS encoding biopolymer transporter ExbD: MNLKKVLGKNRKSRDVELNVTPVMNIFVILIPFLLLTATFVKIAIIELTLPTLEIIEDTNPEDLKDLTLLMVTINPEGFEIKTSENNFPKVLNTSDGFDFKKLAEQLEDIKLQYPKLEDVLISPADDIQYQVIIKVLDSCRDVGFPNFAITG, from the coding sequence ATGAACCTAAAGAAAGTACTTGGGAAAAATAGAAAAAGTCGTGACGTTGAGTTAAACGTCACACCGGTGATGAATATATTTGTAATCCTTATCCCTTTTCTGCTCCTCACGGCAACATTTGTAAAAATTGCCATAATTGAATTGACATTACCCACACTGGAAATTATAGAAGATACCAATCCGGAAGACCTTAAGGATTTAACTCTTTTGATGGTTACCATTAATCCTGAAGGATTCGAAATCAAAACTTCGGAAAACAATTTTCCTAAAGTTCTGAATACATCTGATGGATTTGATTTTAAAAAACTTGCCGAACAGCTCGAAGATATCAAACTACAATATCCGAAATTGGAGGATGTATTGATTTCACCAGCTGATGATATTCAATACCAGGTAATTATCAAAGTATTGGATAGTTGCCGTGATGTTGGATTCCCTAATTTTGCAATCACAGGATAA
- a CDS encoding MotA/TolQ/ExbB proton channel family protein — translation MDTIVSFFQQGGIFMYLILAMGLFGLTITIERIIVIMIKNKVDSLSLVNQVVNHIKEGNIDSAKMLCDQSKAALPQIISAGLAQSTEGLVEVQDAIELKAMSVIPRLEKRTGYLSMIANVATLVGLLGTIWGLITSFQAVAHADAAQKATLLSSGISLALNTTAFGLIVAIPCMLVFTFLYERTNELIDDINENTARVYQFLARTFKSKNINEPKESTWEK, via the coding sequence TTGGACACAATCGTCTCATTTTTTCAACAGGGTGGAATATTTATGTACCTGATTTTAGCGATGGGATTGTTTGGTTTAACAATTACCATCGAACGAATAATAGTCATCATGATTAAGAATAAAGTAGATTCATTATCTTTGGTAAACCAGGTGGTGAATCATATTAAAGAAGGAAATATTGATTCGGCAAAGATGTTATGCGACCAATCAAAAGCAGCCCTTCCACAAATCATTAGTGCAGGCCTGGCTCAAAGTACGGAAGGCTTGGTGGAAGTCCAAGATGCAATCGAATTAAAAGCAATGTCTGTAATCCCACGGTTAGAAAAAAGGACAGGCTATTTGTCCATGATTGCAAATGTGGCCACTTTGGTCGGTTTGCTCGGAACCATCTGGGGATTGATCACTTCCTTTCAAGCTGTGGCACATGCGGATGCGGCGCAAAAAGCCACGCTACTTTCAAGTGGAATCTCATTGGCCTTGAATACAACTGCTTTTGGGTTAATTGTAGCAATTCCTTGTATGCTTGTTTTCACATTTCTTTATGAGAGAACCAATGAATTGATAGACGATATCAATGAAAATACTGCCAGAGTTTACCAATTTTTAGCCAGAACATTCAAATCAAAGAATATAAATGAACCTAAAGAAAGTACTTGGGAAAAATAG
- a CDS encoding tetratricopeptide repeat protein, with amino-acid sequence MEEIRNHEELILKYPNSEYSPRLYFQLSDLFIRKARLNFEVAMISYESHLEEYKNDKTIDKPILPVINNIHAITILEKLLTKYPTSGFNDKTTYRLAFFYQERGDEEKSREYFEALIKNYPLSNLYPEAYFRLGEHYFAKNNNEKAISYYKRLVNADMWRNPFYDMSLYKLGWSYYRINQYPEAISSFMLLLKDLRTLERIQTQKLDLATSDLKNEAITYIAVSFTEYAEPEDAFEFLNSFSDSSYKYQILEKLASVYLQFSLLDEAIKTYNHLNAEFPKNPNTPVFSQKIIEIYERKLDFPLANSMRGELIDYYKPGSAWFTAQEDSVIKKEALSLIRNALYSKGVYHQQQAREKVDKALNYRLAIDQHKYFLALFPQDSLAYKINYYLADAYYSTGNFEEAGNEYKNCYKTYPENEFSEKAAFNCIMSYNKALESKRDSELIPVTLNRFLDSDSLVTIQVGNSPTKEFLLGCHEYAERYPQGDRVVEVLMKEAEVLSKIQYPHFARLIYQKIIVGHPNHPQKSMAMILVAQSFFQEENYKKAEKWYGAVASGFSDSLKLVDRARTMMSTSVFKIAENYKKNGEFALAAEKFRNIALKYPATQITKNALIAAGQMFETSGETVKSAELFEIFIKENPNSEITTLCALYAAKYREKIGDWINAAEDYLIAKHSTSGLPASASLFSAGICYTKARNWNFSINIFEEYVQIGEDQNRVLEAQCRVGLAWFELEQLKNAKSAFELTVNKYKSIKDQSKLNAYFPANAQFMLAELSLIEFSRIDLTPPFKKSLNNKSISLKSVLKAYSDAAKFRIFEWTTASSFKIGKVFEEFANAILVSTLPENLADQEIITYESQLQKLARPFQKKALEAHQSNVKQAKTNNLENSWTELSKEQIVLINNTLNNNKVNNP; translated from the coding sequence ATGGAAGAAATTCGAAATCATGAAGAATTGATTTTGAAATATCCCAATAGTGAATATTCTCCCCGGTTATATTTTCAACTTTCCGATCTTTTCATTCGTAAGGCAAGATTGAATTTTGAAGTAGCTATGATTTCGTATGAGTCTCATTTAGAAGAGTATAAAAATGATAAAACAATCGACAAGCCGATCCTTCCGGTAATCAATAATATACATGCAATTACGATATTAGAAAAACTTCTAACAAAATATCCGACCTCCGGTTTTAATGATAAAACCACATACCGATTAGCTTTCTTCTATCAGGAGAGAGGCGATGAAGAGAAAAGCCGGGAGTATTTTGAAGCGTTAATTAAGAATTATCCATTAAGCAATCTCTATCCTGAAGCTTATTTTCGATTGGGGGAGCATTATTTTGCCAAAAACAATAATGAAAAAGCAATTTCTTATTATAAGCGGTTGGTTAATGCTGATATGTGGCGTAATCCGTTTTATGACATGTCTCTTTACAAGCTTGGCTGGTCCTATTACCGAATCAACCAGTATCCGGAAGCAATTAGTTCTTTTATGCTTTTGTTGAAAGATCTAAGAACATTAGAGCGCATTCAAACACAAAAACTGGATCTTGCTACCTCTGATTTAAAAAATGAAGCGATTACTTATATAGCCGTTAGTTTTACTGAATATGCGGAACCTGAAGATGCTTTCGAATTTCTGAATTCATTTTCAGATAGTTCCTATAAATATCAAATATTAGAAAAATTAGCCAGTGTTTATTTACAGTTTAGCTTGCTGGATGAGGCAATTAAAACCTATAATCACTTAAATGCTGAATTTCCCAAAAATCCAAATACTCCAGTCTTCTCACAGAAAATAATTGAAATATATGAAAGGAAATTGGATTTCCCCCTGGCAAATAGTATGCGGGGGGAACTGATAGATTATTACAAGCCGGGTAGTGCATGGTTTACTGCTCAAGAGGATTCGGTAATTAAAAAAGAAGCATTGTCTCTTATTAGAAACGCTCTTTATTCCAAAGGTGTTTACCATCAACAGCAAGCGAGAGAAAAAGTAGACAAAGCATTAAATTACCGGCTTGCCATTGATCAACACAAATATTTTTTAGCCCTATTTCCACAGGATTCGTTAGCCTACAAAATAAATTATTACCTGGCTGATGCATACTATTCCACAGGGAATTTCGAAGAAGCTGGTAACGAATACAAAAATTGTTACAAGACTTATCCGGAAAATGAATTTAGCGAGAAAGCAGCTTTCAATTGTATTATGAGCTATAATAAAGCGCTTGAAAGTAAAAGGGATTCTGAGCTTATACCGGTTACCCTAAATCGATTTTTAGACAGCGACTCGCTTGTTACAATACAAGTTGGAAATAGTCCAACCAAAGAATTTCTATTGGGTTGTCATGAGTATGCTGAACGATATCCACAGGGAGATAGAGTCGTGGAAGTACTAATGAAAGAAGCTGAAGTACTAAGCAAAATTCAATACCCTCACTTCGCTCGCCTTATTTACCAAAAAATTATTGTAGGGCATCCGAATCATCCACAGAAATCAATGGCAATGATTTTGGTTGCACAATCATTTTTCCAAGAAGAAAACTATAAAAAAGCTGAAAAGTGGTATGGCGCCGTTGCATCAGGTTTTTCAGATTCTCTTAAACTTGTTGACAGGGCAAGAACTATGATGTCCACTTCAGTTTTCAAAATCGCTGAAAATTACAAAAAGAATGGTGAGTTCGCTTTAGCAGCAGAGAAGTTTCGAAACATTGCTCTAAAATATCCGGCAACACAAATAACCAAGAATGCTTTAATCGCAGCCGGACAAATGTTTGAAACTAGCGGTGAAACTGTCAAATCAGCGGAGTTATTTGAGATTTTTATTAAAGAGAATCCTAATTCGGAAATAACGACCCTTTGCGCTTTGTATGCTGCTAAGTATCGTGAAAAAATTGGCGATTGGATCAATGCAGCTGAAGATTATCTAATCGCCAAACATTCAACATCCGGGTTGCCGGCATCCGCTTCTCTTTTTTCTGCCGGTATTTGTTATACAAAAGCAAGAAATTGGAACTTTTCGATAAATATTTTTGAAGAATATGTACAAATTGGAGAAGATCAAAATCGAGTGCTTGAAGCTCAATGCCGGGTTGGACTAGCATGGTTTGAATTGGAACAATTAAAGAATGCCAAATCTGCATTTGAATTGACTGTCAACAAGTATAAATCAATTAAAGACCAATCCAAATTAAATGCGTATTTTCCTGCCAATGCACAATTTATGCTGGCAGAATTAAGTTTGATTGAATTTTCAAGAATCGATCTCACACCGCCATTTAAAAAAAGTTTAAATAATAAATCCATTTCCCTAAAATCGGTGCTAAAAGCATATTCTGATGCAGCTAAATTTAGAATTTTCGAATGGACGACAGCATCTTCTTTTAAAATCGGGAAAGTTTTTGAAGAATTTGCAAATGCCATACTGGTTTCAACGCTTCCTGAAAACCTTGCTGATCAGGAAATCATCACATATGAATCTCAGTTGCAGAAACTGGCTCGCCCTTTTCAGAAAAAAGCATTGGAAGCACATCAATCGAATGTTAAACAGGCAAAAACCAATAACCTGGAAAACTCCTGGACCGAGTTAAGCAAGGAACAAATTGTTTTAATAAATAATACTTTAAACAACAATAAAGTGAATAATCCATAG
- a CDS encoding tetratricopeptide repeat protein, which yields MLTQRSNLVIGLTYFELGDYDVSINYLKSVNTDNENYPQALMGLGWCYIKKQQFQYVISPLEKFVKKFPAHHLIPEVFLLLGQAHLKIRLYEKAVDYFNNLLNMFPKSYDNVNINKEIENSLKPFKERLEKQQLDLLLVEIDLLDAFQIVSKKWIPKFMLEEIEAVKNHSSKLIDQINSEKAKIDDMLQLIEQLRLKLEVRTKDWRTYAEYGISRALFLKGQNR from the coding sequence TTGCTGACTCAAAGAAGTAATTTAGTAATAGGACTTACGTATTTTGAATTAGGCGATTACGATGTTTCAATAAACTATTTAAAGAGTGTTAATACGGATAATGAAAATTATCCCCAGGCTTTGATGGGGTTGGGATGGTGCTATATAAAGAAGCAGCAATTTCAATATGTCATTTCTCCTCTTGAAAAATTTGTGAAAAAATTCCCGGCTCATCATCTAATCCCTGAAGTTTTCTTATTGCTTGGCCAGGCTCATTTGAAAATTCGACTATATGAGAAAGCAGTCGATTATTTCAATAATTTGTTAAATATGTTTCCGAAATCTTACGATAATGTCAATATAAATAAAGAGATAGAAAATTCACTCAAACCATTTAAGGAGAGGCTCGAGAAGCAACAGCTAGATCTATTACTAGTAGAGATCGATCTTTTGGATGCTTTTCAAATTGTTTCTAAGAAGTGGATACCGAAATTTATGCTTGAAGAAATCGAAGCAGTAAAAAACCATAGTTCAAAATTGATAGACCAGATCAACAGTGAGAAAGCCAAAATCGATGATATGCTGCAACTCATTGAACAACTAAGGCTCAAACTTGAAGTCCGTACCAAGGATTGGCGAACCTACGCTGAATATGGCATTTCAAGGGCTTTATTTTTAAAGGGGCAGAACCGATGA
- a CDS encoding deoxynucleoside kinase translates to MNAQNEKGSHVFFLVIAGNIGVGKTTLSELIGQKLGWKVYQEPVKENPYLAKFYKDMTRWSFHSQIFFLTQRFKSNLQIDKMNVPIIQDRSIYEDSEVFVNNLFKSNLISIDEYETYRELYTSMIEALKPPALTLYLRASPWTLLSRIRKRWRDVERDIDKEYLFQLNLAYEKWIGGWQKQHKVLTIETDGRDFVQDLQWRKEIISVVNNEYEKSISISSNIKIHP, encoded by the coding sequence ATGAACGCTCAAAACGAAAAAGGGTCCCATGTGTTTTTTTTGGTCATAGCCGGTAATATTGGTGTTGGAAAAACCACTTTATCGGAACTCATTGGCCAAAAACTGGGCTGGAAAGTCTATCAGGAGCCGGTTAAGGAAAATCCTTATCTGGCGAAATTTTATAAAGATATGACGAGATGGAGTTTTCACTCCCAAATATTCTTCCTGACCCAAAGATTCAAATCCAACTTACAGATCGATAAAATGAATGTTCCAATTATCCAGGACAGGAGCATTTATGAAGATAGCGAAGTATTTGTAAATAACCTGTTTAAAAGTAACCTGATTTCAATTGATGAGTATGAAACATACAGGGAACTTTATACTTCAATGATCGAAGCTTTAAAACCACCGGCTTTAACTTTATATCTCCGCGCTTCGCCCTGGACTTTATTAAGTAGAATTCGAAAGAGATGGAGAGATGTTGAGCGGGATATCGATAAAGAATATCTTTTCCAATTGAATTTGGCCTATGAGAAATGGATTGGAGGTTGGCAAAAGCAACATAAAGTATTAACCATTGAAACTGACGGCCGGGATTTTGTTCAAGATTTACAATGGCGAAAAGAGATCATTTCAGTTGTTAACAACGAATATGAAAAGTCTATTTCTATTTCTTCTAATATAAAAATCCACCCTTAA